In one window of Musa acuminata AAA Group cultivar baxijiao chromosome BXJ3-2, Cavendish_Baxijiao_AAA, whole genome shotgun sequence DNA:
- the LOC103976650 gene encoding alpha-1,3-arabinosyltransferase XAT3 isoform X2, with translation MKSEEKAKSQALAELEPMEVSGMVTLKGGEAALPEDEEDEGDTITSQKIVAEKAAIDLSKPICSETSKRSNVCEADGDIRLQGSSHTILLHPSSTDREWKTKPYCRKHDPPAMKNIKEWTIKPYPISEPPPQCTVNYTVPALVFSIGGFTGNLFHDFTDVIVPLFISSYQFRGEVQFVVADIKPWWVSKFILILKQLSNYDIIDANNDDQEAVRCFPRVIVGLSFHKELGVDPSKTPTGYSIVDFKAMLRKAYGLERPTAAPSGDPWDIRRKPRMLIISRKKTRAFLNERGMTDMAMSLGFDVRVAEPDITTDLAKFARLVNSADVMIGVHGAGLTNMVFLPEGAVLIQVVPMGGLDWLARDTFGQPSPDMQIKYMDYRIQADESTLSDQYPADHPVLKDPYSIHKQGWNALSKTYLDNQNVRPHLGRLRNTLMDALKHLPHGRKEA, from the exons ATGAAGAGTGAGGAAAAAG CAAAGTCACAGGCATTAGCAGAATTAGAACCCATGGAGGTTTCAGGCATGGTAACACTGAAGGGAGGCGAAGCTGCTCTACCAG aggACGAAGAAGATGAAGGGGATACAATAACTTCCCAAAAGATTGTTGCAGAAAAGGCTGCAATCGACTTGAGCAAGCCAATTTGCTCCGAAACAAGCAAGAGATCAAACGTATGTGAAGCGGACGGTGACATAAGATTGCAAGGAAGCTCCCACACCATACTCCTACACCCTTCTTCGACAGATCGAGAATGGAAGACCAAACCTTATTGCAGAAAGCATGACCCCCCAGCCATGAAGAATATTAAGGAATGGACAATAAAGCCTTACCCCATCAGTGAGCCACCCCCTCAGTGCACCGTGAACTACACGGTCCCAGCGCTGGTCTTCTCCATCGGAGGATTCACCGGCAACCTCTTCCATGACTTCACCGACGTCATTGTCCCTCTCTTCATATCCTCCTACCAATTCCGTGGCGAAGTCCAGTTTGTGGTAGCCGACATAAAGCCATGGTGGGTGAGCAAATTCATCTTAATTCTCAAACAGCTCTCCAACTACGACATCATCGACGCGAACAACGACGACCAGGAGGCGGTGCGCTGCTTCCCTCGCGTGATCGTGGGGCTGAGCTTCCACAAAGAGCTCGGCGTCGACCCGTCAAAGACTCCGACTGGTTACTCCATCGTGGACTTCAAGGCGATGCTGAGGAAGGCGTACGGGTTGGAGAGGCCGACAGCAGCGCCGTCGGGGGACCCGTGGGACATAAGGAGGAAGCCCAGGATGCTGATCATATCACGCAAGAAGACCAGGGCGTTCCTGAACGAGAGGGGGATGACGGACATGGCCATGAGCTTGGGGTTCGACGTGCGGGTGGCTGAACCCGACATAACCACGGACCTCGCCAAGTTTGCTAGATTGGTGAATTCCGCCGACGTGATGATCGGGGTGCACGGCGCAGGGCTGACCAACATGGTGTTCCTCCCGGAGGGGGCGGTGCTCATCCAGGTGGTGCCCATGGGCGGCCTGGATTGGCTTGCAAGGGACACCTTCGGGCAGCCGTCGCCGGACATGCAGATTAAGTACATGGATTACCGCATCCAGGCAGATGAGAGCACACTGAGTGATCAGTACCCAGCGGATCACCCTGTGCTGAAGGATCCCTATTCCATCCACAAGCAAGGCTGGAATGCACTCAGCAAGACGTACTTGGACAACCAGAATGTGAGGCCTCACCTGGGTAGACTGAGGAACACTCTGATGGACGCCCTCAAACACCTGCCTCACGGCCGCAAAGAGGCTTGA
- the LOC103976651 gene encoding alpha-1,3-arabinosyltransferase XAT2, with translation MVNQMKLFRNAGQSQRFRFVVLVIGCFLVSMTFIVVSRPLTFPSLSSRLRPQKSDAEREKAADTSSYSAPSTEKKKEENFQGKKNQTIVDPIEDDKTGIDEVMEITVEAEEERTDRDEDHNRMTLPTVSNYTIDDTVQVDKKTTPEQPAREVKAVEKMLSCDFSDPRVDICEMSGDVRIPGNSSDVIFVESPQRDQAFRFRPYARKGDQTAFGRVRELTVKSSTAAPQCTVSHNVPAVVFSTGGYTGNLFHDFTDVLIPLFLTARQYDGEVQFVVSDMNPWWVYKYRLLFQKLSKYPPIDFDKDKGVHCFTKVVVGLRANKELSIDPARAPNGYSMVDFGKFMRSALSLERESMSNIEDLAGRRPRILIIARKRSRMFVNLFEIAQLAEQLGFEVEVNEAEVGSDVAQFAKLVNSVDVMVGVHGAGLTNLVFLPPNATVIQVVPWGGLEWLSMLDFGDPAKDMKLNYVQYSIDIEESSLTEQYPRDHPVFKDPFSFHKQGFDVLRSTFMANQNVKLDINKFKSVLWKALEHIIQ, from the exons ATGGTGAACCAGATGAAGCTGTTCCGGAACGCCGGCCAGTCGCAAAGATTCAGATTCGTGGTGCTCGTCATAGGATGCTTTCTGGTCTCCATGACCTTCATAGTGGTGTCTAGACCACTCACTTTCCCCAGTC TCAGCTCAAGGCTGCGTCCTCAAAAATCAG ATGCGGAGCGAGAGAAAGCAGCAGACACTTCATCTTATTCGGCTCCCTCTACAG aaaagaagaaagaggagaatttCCAGGGGAAAAAGAATCAAACCATCGTTGATCCGATCGAGGACGACAAGACGGGCATTGATGAAGTAATGG AAATCACAGTCGAGGCAGAGGAGGAACGCACCGATCGAGATGAAGACCACAATCGAATGACGCTGCCGACGGTTTCCAATTACACCATCGATGATACCGTTCAGGTGGATAAAAAGACCACTCCCGAGCAACCTG CTCGGGAAGTTAAGGCCGTGGAGAAGATGCTGTCATGCGATTTTTCAGACCCTCGAGTAGATATCTGCGAGATGTCCGGCGACGTCAGAATTCCTGGGAATTCATCGGACGTCATCTTTGTGGAATCTCCGCAGAGGGACCAGGCGTTCCGATTCCGCCCCTACGCCCGCAAGGGAGACCAAACTGCGTTCGGCCGAGTCAGAGAGTTGACGGTGAAGTCCAGCACCGCCGCACCTCAATGCACCGTCAGCCACAACGTCCCCGCCGTCGTCTTCTCCACCGGCGGATACACCGGCAACCTCTTCCATGACTTCACCGACGTCCTCATCCCGCTCTTCCTGACCGCCCGCCAGTACGACGGCGAGGTCCAGTTCGTGGTGAGCGACATGAATCCGTGGTGGGTCTACAAGTACCGCCTCCTGTTCCAGAAGCTCTCCAAGTACCCACCGATCGACTTCGACAAGGACAAGGGCGTGCACTGCTTCACCAAGGTCGTCGTGGGTCTTCGAGCTAACAAGGAGCTCAGCATCGATCCCGCCAGGGCTCCCAATGGCTACTCCATGGTCGACTTCGGTAAATTTATGAGAAGCGCATTGTCGCTGGAGAGAGAGTCAATGTCCAACATCGAGGATCTCGCGGGTAGGAGGCCGAGAATACTGATCATAGCAAGGAAGCGATCGCGGATGTTCGTGAATCTGTTCGAGATCGCTCAGTTGGCGGAGCAGCTGGGCTTCGAAGTGGAGGTGAACGAGGCAGAAGTGGGATCCGACGTGGCGCAATTCGCGAAGCTGGTGAACTCGGTGGACGTGATGGTGGGGGTGCACGGCGCCGGGCTCACCAATCTGGTGTTCCTGCCGCCCAACGCCACCGTGATACAGGTGGTGCCATGGGGAGGGCTGGAGTGGCTATCCATGCTGGATTTTGGAGATCCGGCCAAGGACATGAAGCTGAACTACGTGCAGTACAGCATCGACATAGAGGAGAGCAGTCTGACAGAGCAGTACCCGAGGGATCACCCTGTGTTCAAGGATCCTTTCTCCTTCCACAAGCAAGGATTCGATGTTCTCAGGTCAACCTTCATGGCTAACCAGAATGTGAAGCTCGACATCAACAAGTTCAAGAGCGTGCTGTGGAAAGCACTGGAGCACATCATACAGTAG
- the LOC103976650 gene encoding alpha-1,3-arabinosyltransferase XAT3 isoform X1 has translation MKSHRTPPRFESRRTGNAFIVATMLLSLCILSLIKARYCSVPNAKSQALAELEPMEVSGMVTLKGGEAALPEDEEDEGDTITSQKIVAEKAAIDLSKPICSETSKRSNVCEADGDIRLQGSSHTILLHPSSTDREWKTKPYCRKHDPPAMKNIKEWTIKPYPISEPPPQCTVNYTVPALVFSIGGFTGNLFHDFTDVIVPLFISSYQFRGEVQFVVADIKPWWVSKFILILKQLSNYDIIDANNDDQEAVRCFPRVIVGLSFHKELGVDPSKTPTGYSIVDFKAMLRKAYGLERPTAAPSGDPWDIRRKPRMLIISRKKTRAFLNERGMTDMAMSLGFDVRVAEPDITTDLAKFARLVNSADVMIGVHGAGLTNMVFLPEGAVLIQVVPMGGLDWLARDTFGQPSPDMQIKYMDYRIQADESTLSDQYPADHPVLKDPYSIHKQGWNALSKTYLDNQNVRPHLGRLRNTLMDALKHLPHGRKEA, from the exons ATGAAGTCCCACAGGACTCCTCCCAGGTTTGAGTCTAGGAGGACAGGCAACGCTTTCATCGTCGCTACCATGCTTCTTTCCCTCTGCATCCTCTCTCTCATCAAGGCTCGCTATTGCTCTGTTCCcaatg CAAAGTCACAGGCATTAGCAGAATTAGAACCCATGGAGGTTTCAGGCATGGTAACACTGAAGGGAGGCGAAGCTGCTCTACCAG aggACGAAGAAGATGAAGGGGATACAATAACTTCCCAAAAGATTGTTGCAGAAAAGGCTGCAATCGACTTGAGCAAGCCAATTTGCTCCGAAACAAGCAAGAGATCAAACGTATGTGAAGCGGACGGTGACATAAGATTGCAAGGAAGCTCCCACACCATACTCCTACACCCTTCTTCGACAGATCGAGAATGGAAGACCAAACCTTATTGCAGAAAGCATGACCCCCCAGCCATGAAGAATATTAAGGAATGGACAATAAAGCCTTACCCCATCAGTGAGCCACCCCCTCAGTGCACCGTGAACTACACGGTCCCAGCGCTGGTCTTCTCCATCGGAGGATTCACCGGCAACCTCTTCCATGACTTCACCGACGTCATTGTCCCTCTCTTCATATCCTCCTACCAATTCCGTGGCGAAGTCCAGTTTGTGGTAGCCGACATAAAGCCATGGTGGGTGAGCAAATTCATCTTAATTCTCAAACAGCTCTCCAACTACGACATCATCGACGCGAACAACGACGACCAGGAGGCGGTGCGCTGCTTCCCTCGCGTGATCGTGGGGCTGAGCTTCCACAAAGAGCTCGGCGTCGACCCGTCAAAGACTCCGACTGGTTACTCCATCGTGGACTTCAAGGCGATGCTGAGGAAGGCGTACGGGTTGGAGAGGCCGACAGCAGCGCCGTCGGGGGACCCGTGGGACATAAGGAGGAAGCCCAGGATGCTGATCATATCACGCAAGAAGACCAGGGCGTTCCTGAACGAGAGGGGGATGACGGACATGGCCATGAGCTTGGGGTTCGACGTGCGGGTGGCTGAACCCGACATAACCACGGACCTCGCCAAGTTTGCTAGATTGGTGAATTCCGCCGACGTGATGATCGGGGTGCACGGCGCAGGGCTGACCAACATGGTGTTCCTCCCGGAGGGGGCGGTGCTCATCCAGGTGGTGCCCATGGGCGGCCTGGATTGGCTTGCAAGGGACACCTTCGGGCAGCCGTCGCCGGACATGCAGATTAAGTACATGGATTACCGCATCCAGGCAGATGAGAGCACACTGAGTGATCAGTACCCAGCGGATCACCCTGTGCTGAAGGATCCCTATTCCATCCACAAGCAAGGCTGGAATGCACTCAGCAAGACGTACTTGGACAACCAGAATGTGAGGCCTCACCTGGGTAGACTGAGGAACACTCTGATGGACGCCCTCAAACACCTGCCTCACGGCCGCAAAGAGGCTTGA